One Dromiciops gliroides isolate mDroGli1 chromosome 3, mDroGli1.pri, whole genome shotgun sequence DNA segment encodes these proteins:
- the FXYD3 gene encoding FXYD domain-containing ion transport regulator 3 isoform X2 translates to MQRVTVGILLLMAVLPALEANDPADKDSPFYYDWHSLRVGGLICAGILCAVGIIVLLSPASNC, encoded by the exons ATGCAAAGGGTAACAGTGGGCATCCTCCTACTTATGGCAG TTCTGCCTGCCCTGGAAGCCAACGACCCAGCCG aTAAGGACAGCCCTTTCTATTATG ACTGGCACAGCCTTCGTGTGGGTGGCTTGATTTGCGCTGGCATCCTGTGTGCTGTTGGCATCATCGTTCTCTTGA GCCCAGCCAGTAACTGCTGA
- the FXYD3 gene encoding FXYD domain-containing ion transport regulator 3 isoform X1: protein MQRVTVGILLLMAVLPALEANDPADKDSPFYYDWHSLRVGGLICAGILCAVGIIVLLSGKCKCKFSQKHTPSQ from the exons ATGCAAAGGGTAACAGTGGGCATCCTCCTACTTATGGCAG TTCTGCCTGCCCTGGAAGCCAACGACCCAGCCG aTAAGGACAGCCCTTTCTATTATG ACTGGCACAGCCTTCGTGTGGGTGGCTTGATTTGCGCTGGCATCCTGTGTGCTGTTGGCATCATCGTTCTCTTGA GTGGCAAGTGCAAATGCAAATTCAGTCAGAAGCACAC GCCCAGCCAGTAA
- the LOC122748203 gene encoding IgGFc-binding protein-like, which translates to MGMFWLLIVALQRPLAQGQDEAATLLYPFGPEHGDQSVPRADDGYSPKFLLSEPFSFFGVSYRGVYVNTNGLVSFEVPVSQFTPRAFPLADGRAFVAPFWADVTTVKRGQVWYRETQQPGLLSRASRELATAFPDSPVTVLHSLFVATWDRVPFYGSRTHKANTFQAVLASGTNASYILLYYGDIQWTTGVASGGSPNDGLGGTPAQVEAGFNSGTAQDYFNIPGSRTSAIIHITSTSNVGIPGLWAFRTDNFIVPSGCIYKAQFLPIGATFWNSSTCGYRCKCLNEQKVQCWPEPCQAEQRCRASYPFSYCQALPGPSCQLGPNGHLRTFSGHLLHLQPCAYILAQASGNVTGFQVKVESKGTTQTPRFRLWLLAYGQEVVVPNDTVGHVLGVLAIRGDTHIARSQSVRAVTNPPLEALVPTVETGQGEVNGLRFPMPIQLLQGSLTAHVSGSATYLTTDFGLELWVQEGHLELTVPAALGSTVRGLCGAEALTPSGTSQPEPTLLVTSWQTAESCGRAPPSCPPEQMALYTGHETCGLLEASPGPFTACAHVLSPRPFVESCAEELCTAEGEPLVLCQALAAYARSCQAANLTVGVWRSQNFCEISCPENSHYEACTSPCGASCLDSLAPLFCKGPCREGCACDAGHLLSGGACIPQAHCGCSLHGRYFPVGARVLTDHCRQRCTCEGPGQPVHCQPYACKVGEVCKVQDGVWGCIPGGNGSIWVSGDPHYRTFDGVAFTAQGACHYTLTRSCRAGGEPPAFAVHVYNEYLSSIAVAWTRQVEVVVYGERIVMTAKAPGKVQVNGLKRNLPLHLAGGRIQIYFSGSGAVLQTDIGLLVSYDWRHYVSVMVPETYAGSLCGLGGDFNGNPEDDFRGPGGTLLPDAHAFVESWKDPGSPVHCSAMGPTPRCTREREARYRSQDFCGLLGDRDGPFRACDEAAEAWIHVENCVHDLCASEVARRPLCEALRSYAQQCQRQGLPIEVWRHRVGCEMACPTHSHYELCGSSCPNSCTDRTLANQCQTPCQEGCQCDPGFVLSGTDCVPPTQCGCTSEGRYYLAGETFWEGEGCRRFCHCDASTHEVHCFNTSCGPGERCGTLKGIFGCHPLAPSTCRLLGQSQYITFEGKTYNFPGTCKYIFSELCGSLESLPSFRVEVKKESRPSTPISVISEVLILINRTKIHLHRKNPGLAEVDGETLLLPLNLNSGGIILYPNGFYLTLWTDFGLTLSSDLAHSLFLSLPPRYEGNTCGLCGNFSWKGDLQPQKRTLTRQLVDSLASRWKTEDCEYHCAPDGCPACVEQKQLIRGKARCWILQDPRGPFSACHAEIDPEPYVASCANDMCLSMGNSTVLCLSIQTYAAACHRAHITVGPWRNASFCTPACPAHSYYHLCQDPHKVRFCAAVPLPLPGSPVCSEGCICFDGYLWSGDRCVRPDECGCEHEGRYHKVGELVWLSHCTQRCSCDGPGRFRCALAQCPEGETCALQAGRLGCQNPMGICTATGDPHYLTFDGAVAHFQGTCAYQLTHTCKEAPPPGGLSFRVEATNRNFRSRRVSFVTHVEVWLSNRDFKAHVVLERGQPVKVDGHEVSLPVLLGPQARVGREQGLLLLRVGGELEVQYNGRNTLFVRVGPGYRGRLCGMCGNFNGDKKDDKILPGGGPAPSDAAFGNAWQADASPPGCRKDFTGTELCHDRHRVERLCATLSNRSGPFAECHWHEKPDPYVQSCVYDLCQYGTGNRMLCAALEAYAELCALHRVRLPDWRAGIGCNVACPPNSYYDFCGSPCQVTCANLNTSVTCTRPCTAGCFCQEGYVLENGICVPRNHCGCVLNGQYYPLGAEVLLTDTCSQKCTCQGPGLAMECHPHACGPREVCRLRGGVRGCYPIKYGTMWLYGDPHVQTFDGVTFSFRGACRVALVQTCDTHLTPFAIWLRAEHQHSIVASWAKQVDVDIGGERFSLLAGQHKTVQVNGSQMNLPLVLAGGRLHAFSSPSGAVLWFDFGLSLSFDESHSLWVSVPETYAGSLCGLAGDFNGNPKDDFRGPDGALILDADTFADSWREPGFPNHCSVVGLAPQCPPEKEAQYQSPASCGLLQDQDGPFSACHEVTEAHIHMENCIRDVCASESSQEILCEVLASYSKQCQWHGLSLQPWRHQVGCEMACPTHSHYELCGSSCPNSCAEPNLTASCQTPCQEGCQCDPGFVLSGTDCVPPAQCGCTSEGRYYLAGETFWEGEGCRRFCHCDASTHEVHCSHSSCAPGERCGTLKGIFGCHLLAPSTCQTLGQFQYMTFDQRTLDFLGACKYVFSELCGSLEALPFFRVEVRKKDTRSTPISVISEVLILINGTQIHLQEENLGLVHVNGVTFALPLSLNMGAVLLYQDGLHLTLQTDFGLVLISDLAHSLFLTLPPDYMGRTCGLCGNFNGDAHDDFQMQTGSPVGDPVTSSASEWKPEDDCKDNCANSCPVCVAPEQLVPAKAQCWILQDPRGPFSSCHMEIDPEPFASACANDLCLSMGNSHILCLAIQTYAAACQRANVTIGAWRSPSFCAPRCPQHSHYDLCACPRHRSCPGSELKCGLLCAEGCVCDDGHQPRGYGCIPAPEHSCSHQGRHCLELSPEDASELLWRSWSSHVCLQTDHTGQI; encoded by the exons ATGGGGATGTTCTGGCTGCTGATTGTGG CATTGCAGAGGCCCCTGGCCCAGGGTCAAGATGAAGCTG CCACCCTCCTGTATCCCTTTGGCCCCGAGCATGGAGACCAGAGTGTCCCCAGGGCAGATGATGGTTACTCCCCAAAGTTCCTACTCTCTGAACCCTTCAGCTTCTTTGGAGTCAGCTACAGAGGCGTCTAT GTGAACACCAATGGCCTGGTCTCTTTTGAGGTGCCGGTGTCCCAATTCACCCCTCGTGCCTTTCCTCTTGCGGATGGACGGGCATTTGTGGCCCCATTCTGGGCTGATGTAACCACAGTTAAGAGAGGGCAGGTGTGGTATCGAGAGACCCAGCAGCCCGGGCTGCTTAGCCGCGCCTCAAGAGAGCTGGCCACTGCCTTTCCTGACTCCCCAGTGACCGTTCTTCACTCTCTGTTTGTGGCTACCTGGGACCGAGTTCCCTTCTATGGGTCCCGGACTCACAAG GCGAATACCTTCCAGGCAGTGCTGGCTTCAGGAACCAATGCTTCCTATATTCTTCTGTATTATGGCGACATACAGTGGACAACAGGAGTGGCCAGTGGAGGGAGCCCCAACGATGGCCTGGGAGGGACCCCGGCGCAGGTGGAG GCTGGTTTCAACAGTGGTACAGCCCAGGACTATTTCAACATCCCAGGCTCTAGGACATCTGCCATCATCCATATAACCTCCACCAGCAACGTGGGGATTCCGGGGCTGTGGGCTTTCCGAACAGACAATTTCATAGTCCCAAGTGGCTGCATCTACAAGG CCCAGTTCTTGCCCATTGGTGCCACCTTCTGGAACAGTAGCACCTGCGGATACCGGTGCAAATGCCTAAATGAGCAGAAAGTTCAATGCTGGCCTGAACCATGCCAGGCAGAGCAGCGGTGCCGTGCCTCCTACCCCTTCTCCTACTGCCAGGCCCTCCCGGGTCCTTCATGCCAGCTGGGGCCCAATGGGCATCTACGTACATTCTCTGGGCACCTGCTCCACCTCCAGCCCTGTGCATACATCCTGGCCCAGGCCTCTGGCAATGTGACTGGCTTCCAAGTCAAGGTGGAAAGCAAGGGGACAACCCAGACACCAAGGTTCCGGCTGTGGCTTTTGGCCTATGGCCAGGAGGTGGTGGTGCCAAACGACACCGTGGGTCATGTGCTG ggagtccTGGCTATCAGAGGGGACACACACATAGCTCGTTCCCAGTCTGTGAGAGCAGTCACAAACCCACCCTTGGAAGCTCTGGTTCCAACGGTGGAAACAGGGCAGGGAGAG GTAAATGGCCTCCGATTCCCGATGCCCATTCAGCTCCTCCAGGGGAGTCTCACTGCCCACGTCAGCGGCTCTGCCACCTACCTCACTACTGACTTTGGGCTGGAGCTGTGGGTGCAGGAGGGCCACCTGGAGCTCACTGTACCGGCTGCCCTGGGCAGCACCGTGCGGGGACTGTGTGGGGCAGAGGCCTTGACCCCTTCAGGGACCTCACAGCCGGAGCCCACCCTCTTGGTTACCAGCTGGCAAACGGCTGAGTCGTGTGGACGTGCACCCCCGAGCTGTCCCCCAGAGCAGATGGCTTTGTACACAGGCCATGAGACTTGTGGCCTGCTGGAGGCATCGCCTGGGCCTTTTACTGCCTGTGCACATGTTCTCTCCCCAAGGCCTTTTGTGGAAAGTTGTGCCGAGGAGCTGTGTACTGCTGAAGGAGAGCCCCTTGTCCTGTGCCAGGCCCTGGCCGCTTATGCTCGAAGCTGTCAGGCCGCCAACCTCACTGTGGGCGTGTGGAGGAGCCAAAACTTTTGTG AAATCTCCTGCCCAGAGAACAGTCACTATGAGGCGTGTACTAGCCCCTGTGGGGCCAGCTGCTTGGACTCCTTGGCTCCGCTCTTCTGCAAGGGGCCATGTCGGGAGGGATGCGCCTGTGATGCCGGACACCTCCTCAGTGGCGGGGCCTGCATCCCCCAGGCGCACTGTGGCTGCTCTCTCCATGGCCGCTACTTCCCAGTGGGGGCCCGAGTGCTCACTGATCACTGCAGGCAGAGATGCACCTGTGAGGGCCCTGGGCAGCCGGTTCACTGTCAGCCTTATGCTTGTAAGGTTGGAGAAGTGTGTAAGGTGCAGGATGGAGTCTGGGGCTGCATCCCAGGGGGCAACGGTAGCATCTGGGTGTCGGGTGACCCTCATTACCGAACCTTTGATGGGGTGGCCTTCACAGCCCAGGGTGCGTGCCACTACACACTGACCCGGAGCTGCCGGGCTGGCGGGGAGCCCCCTGCGTTTGCTGTGCACGTGTATAATGAGTACCTTAGCTCCATCGCTGTGGCTTGGACACGGCAGGTTGAGGTGGTTGTGTACGGGGAGCGGATCGTAATGACTGCCAAAGCACCAGGAAAAGTCCAG GTAAATGGATTGAAGAGGAATTTGCCCCTGCACCTGGCTGGGGGGCGTATCCAAATCTACTTCAGCGGCTCAGGGGCTGTGCTGCAGACAGACATCGGTCTCTTGGTCTCCTACGACTGGAGACATTATGTCTCTGTCATGGTGCCTGAGACCTACGCAGGCTCCCTGTGTGGTCTGGGTGGGGATTTCAATGGAAACCCCGAGGACGACTTTCGAGGTCCTGGTGGGACTCTTCTCCCTGATGCCCACGCCTTCGTAGAGAGCTGGAAAGACCCAGGGTCCCCTGTCCACTGCTCTGCCATGGGCCCAACACCCCGTTGCACACGGGAAAGAGAGGCCCGGTATCGGTCCCAGGATTTTTGTGGTTTGCTTGGGGACCGGGATGGGCCATTTCGTGCCTGTGATGAGGCAGCTGAGGCCTGGATTCACGTGGAGAACTGTGTTCATGATCTCTGTGCCTCTGAGGTGGCCCGGAGGCCCCTGTGTGAAGCGCTCCGCAGCTATGCCCAGCAATGTCAGCGACAGGGACTCCCTATTGAAGTCTGGAGACATCGGGTGGGCTGTG AGATGGCCTGTCCCACCCACAGCCACTACGAGCTCTGTGGATCCTCTTGCCCTAATTCCTGCACAGACCGCACCCTGGCCAACCAATGCCAGACACCTTGTCAAGAGGGCTGCCAGTGTGATCCGGGCTTCGTGCTGAGTGGCACTGACTGTGTGCCCCCAACTCAGTGTGGCTGCACTTCAGAGGGCAGATACTACCTGGCTGGGGAGACCTTCTGGGAAGGGGAGGGCTGCCGGCGTTTCTGCCACTGTGATGCCTCCACCCATGAGGTGCACTGTTTCAACACCTCTTGTGGACCTGGGGAGAGGTGCGGCACCCTGAAAGGCATCTTTGGATGCCACCCGCTTGCCCCTAGCACCTGCCGGCTCTTGGGACAATCACAGTACATCACCTTTGAAGGGAAGACCTATAACTTCCCAGGTACCTGCAAATACATCTTCTCTGAGCTATGTGGTTCCTTGGAGTCCTTGCCCTCTTTCAGAGTGGAGGTTAAGAAGGAGTCCAGACCAAGCACCCCCATATCTGTGATCTCAGAGGTGCTTATCTTGATCAACAGGACCAAGATCCATCTTCACAGAAAAAACCCAGGTCTGGCTGAG GTGGATGGAGAGACTCTGCTCCTCCCACTGAACCTCAATTCCGGTGGCATCATCTTGTATCCGAATGGGTTCTACTTGACACTATGGACAGATTTTGGGTTGACGCTCAGTTCTGACCTGGCCCACagcctcttcctctccctgcccccacgcTACGAAGGCAACACCTGTGGACTCTGTGGAAACTTCAGCTGGAAGGGTGACCTCCAGCCCCAGAAGAGGACCCTAACGCGACAACTCGTCGACAGCTTGGCTTCGAGGTGGAAAACGGAAGACTGTGAATATCACTGTGCTCCTGATGGCTGCCCAGCCTGCGTGGAACAAAAGCAGCTTATTCGGGGAAAGGCCCGGTGCTGGATCCTCCAAGACCCCCGGGGACCATTCTCTGCCTGCCACGCTGAGATCGACCCAGAACCGTACGTGGCCAGCTGTGCGAACGACATGTGCCTCTCGATGGGCAATAGCACagttctctgtctctccatccagACGTACGCTGCTGCCTGCCACAGAGCACACATTACCGTTGGCCCCTGGAGGAATGCCTCCTTCTGCA CCCCTGCATGTCCAGCCCACAGCTATTATCACCTCTGCCAAGACCCCCACAAGGTCCGGTTCTGTGCTGCGGTTCCACTGCCTCTGCCCGGTAGCCCGGTTTGCTCTGAGGGCTGTATTTGCTTCGATGGCTACCTGTGGAGTGGGGACAGGTGTGTTCGACCAGATGAGTGTGGCTGTGAGCATGAGGGACGCTACCACAAG GTTGGAGAGTTGGTCTGGCTTTCTCACTGCACCCAACGCTGCAGCTGTGATGGGCCTGGTCGATTCCGATGTGCTCTGGCCCAGTGCCCTGAAGGGGAGACATGTGCCCTGCAGGCTGGCCGGCTGGGTTGTCAGAACCCCATGGGCATCTGCACAGCCACCGGAGATCCTCACTACCTCACATTTGACGGGGCAGTTGCTCACTTCCAAGGCACCTGTGCCTATCAGTTGACCCACACATGTAAGGAAGCCCCTCCTCCTGGGGGCCTTTCTTTTCGAGTGGAAGCCACCAACAGAAACTTCCGCAGCCGTAGAGTCTCCTTCGTGACCCACGTGGAGGTGTGGCTCAGTAACCGGGACTTCAAGGCCCATGTGGTCTTAGAACGTGGCCAGCCAGTCAAG GTGGATGGGCACGAAGTCAGCCTGCCAGTACTTCTGGGGCCCCAAGCGCGGGTAGGGCGAGAGCAGGGCCTGTTGCTGCTCCGAGTAGGAGGAGAGTTGGAAGTCCAATACAATGGACGAAACACCCTGTTTGTGAGAGTCGGGCCAGGCTACAGGGGCCGTCTGTGTGGCATGTGTGGCAACTTCAACGGTGACAAGAAAGATGACAAGATCCTGCCCGGTGGAGGCCCAGCTCCCAGCGATGCTGCCTTTGGGAATGCCTGGCAGGCCGATGCCAGTCCACCTGG CTGCCGGAAGGACTTCACCGGAACTGAGTTGTGTCATGACAGGCACAGGGTGGAGCGGCTCTGCGCCACCCTCTCCAACCGCTCAGGCCCCTTTGCTGAGTGTCACTGGCACGAGAAGCCTGACCCCTACGTCCAGTCCTGCGTATATGACCTATGTCAATATGGGACAGGCAATCGGATGCTGTGCGCTGCCCTGGAGGCCTACGCTGAGCTCTGTGCCCTGCACAGGGTGAGACTGCCTGACTGGAGAGCAGGCATAGGATGCA ATGTTGCTTGCCCACCCAATAGCTACTATGACTTCTGTGGCTCCCCTTGCCAAGTCACCTGTGCCAACCTCAATACCAGTGTCACTTGTACCCGTCCATGCACTGCAGGCTGTTTTTGCCAGGAGGGCTATGTTCTGGAGAATGGAATCTGTGTCCCCCGGAATCATTGTGGATGTGTCCTGAATGGACAATACTATCCCTTAGGGGCTGAGGTGCTACTCACGGACACTTGTAGCCAGAAGTGCACCTGTCAGGGTCCAGGCCTGGCCATGGAGTGCCATCCCCATGCCTGTGGGCCCAGAGAAGTGTGCCGTCTACGTGGAGGAGTGCGGGGCTGTTACCCCATCAAGTATGGGACTATGTGGCTCTACGGGGACCCCCACGTCCAGACCTTTGATGGGGTTACCTTCAGCTTCCGGGGAGCCTGCCGTGTTGCCCTGGTCCAAACCTGTGACACCCACCTCACCCCCTTTGCCATCTGGCTAAGGGCTGAGCACCAGCACTCCATAGTGGCCTCATGGGCCAAGCAGGTGGACGTAGATATAGGTGGAGAGAGGTTCTCCCTTCTGGCTGGACAACACAAGACAGTTCAG GTGAACGGGTCCCAGATGAATCTGCCTCTGGTGTTGGCTGGTGGCAGACTCCACGCCTTTTCAAGTCCCTCTGGGGCCGTACTCTGGTTTGATTTtggcctctctctttcctttgatgAGTCTCATTCCCTGTGGGTATCAGTACCTGAGACTTATGCGGGTTCCCTGTGTGGTCTGGCTGGGGATTTCAATGGGAATCCTAAGGATGACTTTCGGGGCCCTGATGGTGCATTGATCCTCGATGCTGATACATTTGCTGACAGCTGGAGGGAGCCAGGATTCCCTAATCACTGCTCTGTAGTGGGGTTGGCCCCACAGtgccctccagagaaagaagccCAGTACCAGTCCCCGGCTTCCTGTGGACTGCTTCAAGACCAGGACGGGCCATTCTCTGCTTGCCACGAGGTGACTGAGGCCCACATCCACATGGAGAACTGCATCCGGGATGTCTGTGCCAGTGAGAGTTCCCAAGAGATACTATGTGAAGTGCTGGCAAGCTATTCCAAACAGTGTCAATGGCATGGACTCTCCCTCCAGCCCTGGAGGCATCAAGTGGGATGTG AGATGGCCTGTCCTACCCACAGCCACTATGAACTCTGTGGATCCTCTTGCCCCAACTCTTGTGCTGAGCCCAACCTGACTGCCAGCTGCCAGACACCTTGTCAAGAAGGCTGCCAGTGTGATCCGGGCTTTGTGTTGAGTGGCACTGACTGTGTGCCCCCAGCTCAGTGTGGTTGCACTTCAGAGGGCAGATACTACCTGGCCGGAGAGACCTTCTGGGAAGGGGAGGGCTGCCGGCGTTTCTGTCACTGTGACGCCTCCACCCATGAAGTGCACTGTTCCCACTCCTCTTGTGCGCCAGGGGAGAGGTGTGGCACCCTGAAGGGTATCTTTGGATGCCACCTGCTTGCCCCTAGCACCTGCCAGACTTTGGGACAGTTCCAGTACATGACCTTTGATCAGAGAACCTTGGATTTCCTGGGTGCCTGCAAATACGTCTTCTCTGAGCTTTGTGGATCCTTAGAAGCCCTGCCCTTCTTCAGAGTGGAAGTCCGGAAGAAGGATACCCGAAGCACCCCCATATCTGTGATCTCAGAGGTGCTTATCCTGATCAATGGGACCCAGATCCATCTTCAGGAGGAAAATCTAGGGCTGGTCCAC GTTAACGGGGTCACGTTCGCCCTCCCGCTGAGCCTCAACATGGGTGCTGTTCTCCTGTATCAGGATGGGCTACACTTAACGCTGCAGACAGACTTTGGGTTGGTGCTCATCTCTGACTTGGCCCACAGCCTCTTCCTTACTCTGCCCCCAGATTACATGGGCCGCACCTGCGGGCTATGTGGCAACTTCAACGGGGATGCTCATGATGACTTTCAGATGCAGACAGGTTCCCCAGTGGGCGACCCAGTAACTTCCTCTGCCTCTGAATGGAAGCCGGAGGATGACTGTAAAGACAATTGTGCCAATAGCTGTCCGGTATGTGTGGCACCGGAACAGCTTGTGCCGGCCAAGGCCCAGTGTTGGATCCTCCAGGACCCCCGGGGGCCCTTCTCCTCCTGTCACATGGAGATTGACCCAGAGCCCTTTGCCTCTGCCTGTGCCAATGACCTATGCCTCTCCATGGGCAACAGCCACATCTTATGCCTAGCTATTCAGACTTACGCTGCTGCCTGTCAGCGAGCAAACGTCACCATCGGGGCCTGGAGGAGCCCCTCCTTCTGTG CCCCTCGATGTCCCCAGCACAGCCACTATGATCTCTGTGCCTGCCCTCGCCACCGTTCCTGCCCTGGCTCTGAGCTAAAGTGCGGGCTCCTGTGTGCCGAGGGCTGCGTCTGTGATGACGGGCACCAGCCTCGGGGATACGGCTGCATCCCAGCCCCAGAGCACAGCTGCAGCCACCAAGGTCGGCATTGCCTT GAGCTGAGCCCTGAGGATGCTTCAGAGCTGCTGTGGAGATCATGGAGCAGCCATGTTTGTCTCCAGACGGACCACACTGGCCAGATCTGA